Proteins found in one Nostoc sp. NIES-3756 genomic segment:
- the rsgA gene encoding small ribosomal subunit biogenesis GTPase RsgA — protein sequence MKVIPTGQLLGTVLAVQANFYKVQLDEAEEAREQGEGSKGEDFSPCPLPPAPLLLSSPFLLCTRRTRLKKIGQQVMVGDRVVIEEPDWSGGRGAIAEVLERQTQLDRPPIANANQIMLVFAVADPPLEPYQLSRFLVKAESTELDVVLCLNKSDLVSPEEQQQISDRLSGWGYQPIFISVENQINIDKIAKYLSNKITVVAGPSGVGKSSLINALIPDINLRVGEVSGKLARGRHTTRHVELFELPDGGLLADTPGFNQPDVDCTPEELIYYFPEARERLAIGSCRFNDCLHCDEPECAVRGDWERYEHYLEFLADAIARQTHLNQQADPESTLKVKTKGKGQSQYEPKLESKKYRRTSRRTQVQALQDLYQDEEE from the coding sequence ATGAAAGTTATCCCCACTGGTCAGTTATTAGGTACGGTTTTAGCCGTGCAAGCAAATTTTTACAAAGTACAGCTAGACGAGGCAGAAGAGGCAAGGGAGCAGGGAGAGGGGAGCAAGGGAGAAGATTTTTCCCCCTGCCCCTTGCCCCCTGCTCCCCTGCTTCTTTCATCTCCCTTTCTCCTGTGTACTCGTAGAACTCGGTTGAAAAAAATCGGGCAACAGGTAATGGTGGGCGATCGCGTAGTGATAGAGGAGCCAGATTGGTCTGGAGGGCGCGGGGCGATCGCAGAGGTACTAGAGCGGCAGACTCAGTTAGATAGACCGCCAATCGCCAATGCGAACCAAATCATGCTGGTTTTTGCAGTGGCTGACCCTCCATTGGAACCTTATCAATTGAGTAGATTCTTAGTTAAGGCTGAATCTACTGAACTGGATGTAGTCTTATGCTTGAATAAGAGCGATTTAGTTAGTCCAGAGGAACAGCAACAAATTAGCGATCGCTTGTCTGGTTGGGGTTATCAACCAATATTTATCAGTGTCGAAAATCAAATCAATATTGACAAAATAGCCAAATATCTCAGCAATAAAATTACCGTAGTGGCCGGGCCTTCTGGTGTGGGTAAATCCAGCTTGATTAATGCGCTGATTCCCGACATCAACCTGCGAGTGGGGGAGGTTTCCGGTAAACTTGCTCGTGGTCGTCATACCACCCGCCACGTAGAATTATTTGAATTACCCGATGGTGGTTTGCTGGCAGATACGCCAGGGTTTAACCAACCAGATGTAGACTGTACTCCAGAAGAACTAATCTATTACTTCCCAGAAGCCAGAGAACGTTTAGCGATTGGTAGTTGTCGATTTAACGACTGTTTGCACTGTGACGAGCCGGAGTGTGCAGTGCGCGGAGATTGGGAACGGTATGAGCATTATCTAGAATTTTTAGCAGATGCGATCGCCAGACAAACTCACCTTAACCAACAAGCCGATCCTGAATCAACCCTAAAAGTAAAAACCAAAGGCAAAGGTCAAAGTCAATACGAACCCAAGTTAGAAAGTAAAAAATACCGCCGCACCTCCCGCCGCACTCAAGTACAAGCGCTACAAGATTTGTATCAAGACGAAGAGGAGTAG
- a CDS encoding glycoside hydrolase family 57 protein, translating into MAIGYVALVLHAHLPFVRHPESDYVLEEEWLYEAITETYIPLLKVFEGLKRDGIDFKITMSMTPPLVSMLRDPLLQERYDAHLAKLEELTELEIEHNANNGHIRYLAEHYATEFNEARQMWERYNGDLVTAFKQFQDSNNLEIITCGATHGYLPLMKMYPQAVWAQIQVACEHYEETFGRPPKGIWLPECAYYEGLERMLADAGLRYFLTDGHGILYARPRPRFGTYAPIFTETGVAAFGRDHESSQQVWSSEVGYPGAAEYREFYKDLGWEAEYEYIKPYIMPNGQRKNTGIKYHKITGRGLGLSEKALYDPYWAREKAAEHAANFMYNRERQAEHLYGIMQRPPIIVSPYDAELFGHWWYEGPWFIDYLFRKSWYDQGTYTMTHLADYLRAEPTQQVCRPSQSSWGYKGFHEYWLNETNAWIYPHLHKAAERMIEISTLEPEDELGWRALNQAARELLLAQSSDWAFIMRTGTMVPYAVRRTRSHLMRFNKLYEDAKIGKFDSGWLEKVELMDNIFPNINYRVYRPL; encoded by the coding sequence ATGGCTATTGGCTACGTCGCCCTCGTACTTCACGCACATCTGCCCTTCGTTCGTCACCCTGAGAGTGACTACGTACTAGAGGAGGAATGGTTATATGAAGCCATTACCGAAACATACATTCCCTTATTGAAAGTATTTGAAGGCTTAAAGAGAGACGGCATCGACTTTAAAATTACGATGAGTATGACACCGCCGCTTGTGTCGATGCTGCGTGATCCTTTGTTGCAAGAACGCTATGATGCACACTTAGCCAAACTTGAAGAACTGACGGAACTGGAAATTGAGCATAATGCCAACAACGGACACATCCGTTACTTAGCTGAACACTACGCTACTGAGTTTAACGAAGCGCGTCAGATGTGGGAGCGCTACAACGGCGATTTAGTGACGGCTTTTAAGCAATTCCAAGATAGTAATAACTTAGAAATTATCACTTGTGGCGCTACTCATGGCTATTTGCCATTGATGAAGATGTATCCTCAAGCTGTGTGGGCGCAAATTCAGGTAGCTTGCGAACATTACGAAGAAACTTTTGGTCGTCCACCTAAAGGTATTTGGTTGCCAGAATGCGCCTATTATGAGGGTTTGGAACGGATGCTAGCTGATGCTGGCTTACGTTACTTCCTGACTGATGGACATGGTATTTTATATGCTCGTCCTCGTCCTCGTTTTGGTACTTACGCACCAATTTTTACCGAAACTGGGGTTGCAGCCTTTGGTCGAGATCATGAATCTTCTCAACAGGTATGGTCTTCTGAGGTTGGTTATCCTGGTGCAGCTGAATATCGAGAATTTTATAAAGATTTAGGTTGGGAGGCTGAGTATGAATACATCAAGCCTTACATCATGCCCAACGGTCAGAGGAAAAATACAGGTATTAAGTATCACAAAATTACTGGACGCGGTTTAGGCTTATCAGAGAAGGCACTGTATGACCCTTACTGGGCAAGGGAAAAAGCAGCAGAACATGCCGCTAATTTCATGTATAACCGCGAACGCCAAGCAGAGCATTTGTATGGAATTATGCAGCGTCCGCCGATTATCGTTTCTCCCTATGATGCGGAGTTGTTCGGTCACTGGTGGTATGAAGGCCCTTGGTTTATTGATTACCTATTCCGCAAGTCCTGGTATGACCAAGGAACCTATACTATGACTCATTTGGCAGACTATTTACGGGCAGAACCGACACAACAAGTCTGTCGTCCTTCTCAGTCGAGTTGGGGTTATAAGGGTTTCCATGAGTATTGGTTGAATGAAACCAATGCTTGGATTTATCCGCATTTACATAAAGCAGCTGAACGCATGATTGAAATCTCTACGCTGGAACCGGAAGATGAATTGGGATGGCGGGCGCTTAATCAAGCTGCTAGAGAATTACTATTAGCTCAATCTTCCGACTGGGCGTTTATTATGCGGACGGGAACAATGGTTCCTTATGCCGTGAGACGCACGCGATCGCACCTCATGCGTTTTAATAAGCTCTATGAAGATGCCAAAATCGGCAAATTTGATAGTGGTTGGTTAGAAAAAGTCGAGTTAATGGATAATATTTTCCCCAATATTAACTATCGTGTTTATCGTCCTTTGTAA
- a CDS encoding ChuX/HutX family heme-like substrate-binding protein produces MSADLREFLEACENLGTLRLIVTSSAAVLEARGKIEKLFYAELAKGKYANMHTEGFEFHLNMDKITQVKFETGEAKRGNFPTYAIRFLDDKQESALSIFLQWGKPGEYEAGQVEAWQILKEKYGEFWEPAPTKL; encoded by the coding sequence ATGAGTGCTGATTTGAGAGAGTTTTTAGAAGCTTGTGAAAATTTAGGAACTCTGCGCTTAATTGTTACTAGCAGTGCGGCTGTATTAGAAGCGCGAGGGAAAATTGAAAAGCTATTTTATGCAGAATTGGCTAAAGGTAAATATGCTAATATGCACACTGAAGGCTTTGAATTTCACTTGAATATGGACAAGATTACTCAAGTAAAGTTTGAAACTGGAGAAGCAAAACGCGGTAATTTTCCCACCTACGCCATCCGCTTTTTAGATGATAAACAAGAGTCGGCTTTAAGCATATTTTTACAATGGGGTAAACCCGGGGAATATGAAGCAGGACAAGTAGAAGCTTGGCAGATCTTAAAAGAAAAGTACGGCGAATTTTGGGAACCTGCCCCAACAAAACTTTAA
- a CDS encoding ABC transporter ATP-binding protein codes for MAKFRDIINYFRKDWKLGILSIAASSIYEIVDLVVPYAIGQILNVLSNQPLDKPLESVIANVSQLTNYPVSKHLSLGVLLGLIFLVTVVRAPTQPWLTSWFHWDIALRTRRDNSKLAIEKILTLPVEFYDVNNPGRIAGRLGRGISNHTWTYPEIAGQLIPKLLRVLGIFLFILVIEWRIALLYLISFVIILAFSLRKLQQIIRHEGLLDKYMENTESRTSELVTNIKTVKAFATEAKELKRQKQRLDRELTVVDYRVHKNYVILLTWQKTFIQFCVFAILGLTLAATVNGKISLGHFVMTLTLSSMAYAELEPISTLAEVFARRYSSMLRFHEFMQEPTGYDAATVLAEDDTSLPYKFTGKVEFAHVGFGYDADRKVLQDINLLIEPYQTVALVGRSGSGKSTLVKLLLRYFEPQDGQILIDGEDIRTLNVAKYRRRLAIVHQEVDVFNGTVLDNLTYGRPDATLEQVKEACRIARVDEVVQHLPQGYYTVVGERGVRLSGGQRQRLGIARALLVEPDVLIFDEATSSLDYESERSIQLAMRSIQGTCTTIIIAHRLSTVREADKIVVLDQGKIVEVGSHDELLRHEGIYSRLHSLQETGELLD; via the coding sequence ATGGCTAAATTTAGAGATATTATCAATTATTTTCGTAAGGATTGGAAGCTGGGTATCTTGAGTATTGCAGCGTCCAGCATTTACGAAATTGTGGATTTAGTTGTTCCCTATGCAATTGGACAAATTTTAAACGTTTTGTCCAATCAACCGTTAGATAAACCTTTAGAAAGTGTGATCGCAAATGTATCCCAATTAACTAATTACCCAGTTAGCAAACATCTATCTTTAGGCGTACTATTGGGTTTAATTTTTCTAGTCACCGTAGTTAGAGCGCCGACACAACCTTGGTTAACCAGTTGGTTCCACTGGGATATAGCCTTAAGGACACGTCGGGATAATAGCAAGTTAGCGATTGAGAAAATTCTGACACTTCCCGTAGAATTTTATGATGTTAATAATCCCGGACGAATTGCTGGACGGTTAGGTCGAGGTATTTCTAATCACACTTGGACATATCCAGAAATCGCCGGACAGTTAATTCCCAAACTGCTGCGGGTGTTAGGAATTTTCCTATTTATTCTCGTAATTGAGTGGCGAATTGCTCTACTATATCTAATTTCTTTCGTGATTATTCTTGCCTTTAGCTTACGAAAGTTACAGCAAATAATTCGGCACGAAGGTCTTCTAGATAAATACATGGAAAATACCGAAAGCCGTACATCGGAGTTAGTTACTAACATCAAAACAGTAAAAGCTTTTGCTACAGAAGCCAAAGAACTGAAACGGCAAAAACAACGTTTAGACCGGGAGTTGACAGTAGTTGATTACAGAGTTCACAAGAATTACGTTATCCTGTTAACTTGGCAAAAGACATTTATTCAGTTTTGCGTGTTCGCTATCTTAGGATTAACTTTAGCTGCAACTGTAAACGGTAAAATTTCCCTTGGTCATTTTGTCATGACTTTAACTCTCTCCAGCATGGCTTATGCAGAGTTGGAACCAATTAGCACATTAGCAGAAGTCTTTGCACGTCGTTATTCTTCCATGCTACGGTTCCATGAGTTCATGCAAGAGCCTACTGGATACGATGCGGCTACTGTGTTGGCAGAAGATGATACATCTTTACCCTACAAATTTACTGGCAAAGTGGAATTTGCTCATGTGGGTTTTGGCTATGATGCTGACCGTAAAGTGTTGCAAGATATCAACTTATTGATTGAACCATACCAAACAGTGGCGTTAGTTGGTCGCTCTGGTTCTGGTAAGTCAACCTTGGTAAAACTCCTACTGCGTTATTTTGAACCACAAGATGGGCAAATTCTCATCGATGGTGAAGATATTCGTACTTTGAATGTAGCTAAGTATAGACGCAGGCTGGCGATCGTTCATCAAGAAGTAGATGTGTTCAACGGTACAGTTTTGGACAACCTCACCTACGGTAGACCAGACGCTACTCTTGAGCAAGTAAAAGAAGCCTGTAGAATTGCCAGAGTTGACGAAGTAGTACAACACCTACCCCAAGGTTATTACACTGTTGTTGGGGAACGTGGCGTAAGGCTTTCTGGTGGACAAAGACAGCGTTTAGGAATTGCTAGAGCCTTGCTAGTAGAACCCGATGTACTAATTTTTGACGAAGCCACCTCTAGTCTAGATTACGAGTCTGAACGTTCAATTCAACTAGCGATGCGATCGATTCAAGGTACTTGTACAACAATCATTATTGCTCACCGTCTGAGTACAGTACGGGAAGCAGACAAGATTGTAGTTTTAGACCAGGGAAAGATTGTGGAAGTTGGTAGCCACGATGAACTCTTGCGTCATGAGGGGATATATAGCCGCTTGCACTCACTGCAAGAAACAGGTGAACTTTTAGATTAG
- the dnaJ gene encoding molecular chaperone DnaJ: protein MARDYYETLGVARDADKEEIKQAYRRLARKYHPDVNKEPGAEERFKEINRAYEVLSEPETRARYDRFGPEGVSGAGVGFQDVGDMGGFADIFESIFSGFAGGMGGPTQQRRRSGPARGDDLRLDLKLDFREAVFGGEKEIRISHLETCETCTGSGAKPGTRPRTCSTCSGSGQVRRVTRTPFGSFTQVSTCPTCNGTGMVIEDKCTTCDGKGTNQVTKKLKITVPAGVDNGTRLRISQEGDAGQRGGPPGDLYVYLFVNEDEEFQRDGINVLSEIKVSYLQAILGCRLEVNTVDGPVELIIPAGTQPNTVMKLENRGVPRLGNPVSRGDHLLTVLIDIPTKVTPEERELLEKLAKIKGDRTGKGGLEGFLGNLFK from the coding sequence ATGGCCCGCGACTATTATGAGACTTTAGGCGTTGCTCGTGACGCTGACAAAGAAGAAATCAAACAAGCCTACCGCCGTCTAGCCCGGAAATATCACCCTGATGTGAATAAAGAACCGGGAGCCGAAGAGCGCTTTAAGGAAATTAACCGTGCTTATGAAGTACTTTCTGAGCCGGAAACCCGTGCGCGTTACGATCGCTTCGGCCCTGAAGGTGTTTCTGGGGCTGGTGTTGGTTTTCAAGATGTGGGCGATATGGGTGGTTTTGCCGATATCTTTGAAAGTATTTTCAGTGGTTTTGCTGGTGGTATGGGTGGCCCAACCCAGCAAAGACGACGCAGTGGCCCAGCGCGGGGTGATGATTTACGGCTAGACCTGAAGTTAGACTTTCGGGAAGCGGTATTTGGCGGGGAAAAAGAAATTCGTATATCCCATCTAGAAACCTGTGAAACCTGTACGGGTAGCGGTGCTAAACCAGGAACTCGTCCTCGTACTTGTTCAACTTGTAGCGGTTCAGGTCAAGTCCGTCGTGTGACCAGAACACCATTTGGTAGTTTTACTCAAGTCTCAACTTGTCCTACCTGCAATGGTACAGGTATGGTAATTGAAGACAAATGTACTACTTGTGATGGTAAAGGAACAAACCAAGTTACCAAGAAACTAAAAATCACTGTCCCAGCAGGGGTAGACAACGGTACGCGGTTACGTATTTCTCAAGAAGGTGATGCTGGCCAACGCGGTGGCCCTCCAGGTGATTTATATGTTTATTTGTTCGTCAACGAGGACGAAGAATTTCAACGCGATGGTATTAATGTACTCTCAGAAATTAAAGTTAGCTACTTGCAAGCAATTTTAGGCTGCCGATTAGAGGTAAACACTGTAGACGGGCCTGTGGAATTAATAATTCCCGCAGGTACGCAACCGAATACAGTCATGAAGTTAGAAAATCGGGGTGTACCGCGTTTGGGCAATCCTGTGAGTCGCGGGGATCATCTGTTAACGGTGTTAATTGATATTCCTACCAAAGTGACCCCAGAGGAGAGAGAATTACTAGAGAAGCTGGCTAAAATTAAGGGAGACCGTACTGGTAAAGGCGGTCTAGAAGGTTTTTTGGGAAATTTATTTAAGTAA
- a CDS encoding sulfurtransferase TusA family protein, protein MTLSPLSTPDAQLDLRGTPCPLNFVRTKLRLEKMPPGGLLEVWLDPGEPIEQVPDSLTMAGYQVEQITDCTDYFSLLIRRPVADQ, encoded by the coding sequence ATGACGCTCTCTCCTTTATCAACTCCTGATGCTCAACTTGACTTACGTGGCACTCCCTGCCCCCTAAATTTTGTGCGGACAAAACTCCGTCTGGAAAAAATGCCACCAGGAGGGTTACTAGAAGTCTGGTTAGACCCAGGAGAGCCAATTGAGCAAGTTCCTGATAGCCTGACAATGGCAGGTTATCAGGTAGAGCAAATTACAGATTGCACAGACTATTTTTCCCTATTAATTCGCCGTCCCGTAGCTGACCAATGA
- a CDS encoding photosystem II protein, Psb35-related — MTILFAVLAIGWVAASVIGSLAYFMGEQKKPIHERNWRSASFEKLAKSITGMDIDYSDRTPAYAIDAYTSRTLPQ, encoded by the coding sequence ATGACTATCTTATTTGCGGTATTAGCCATAGGTTGGGTTGCAGCTTCTGTTATAGGTTCTTTAGCTTACTTCATGGGAGAACAGAAAAAGCCCATTCATGAACGTAACTGGCGTTCTGCGTCCTTTGAAAAGTTAGCTAAATCTATCACTGGTATGGATATAGATTACAGCGATCGCACTCCAGCCTATGCGATAGATGCGTATACCAGCCGGACTTTGCCCCAATAG
- a CDS encoding DUF6816 family protein, with product MKLTLTIKIIYNFCLIIILLLVWSEEANAGELSERLSNFPQWEKLTSVQPPKGDLVYPEWMAGTWEVKSTLVDLAAPLAPDIVTPGFEGNRRQLNQPVSFLVRFVKEQFSQKDAARSPLTRLKLIPQTTSTNIVADRAFNSLNLARSYLGDEAVLSVKVDPDSPNRQITFLRSERQLVSIVTARATETTPDGKFITAEVFQQLFKGASRPYLNSVESTTAYHQLSTSSPAIEADQVTAVYLSPQDPDYFAAGSRPVALYRYRLEFFPHKTNTQNVEQAK from the coding sequence ATGAAACTAACACTTACTATCAAAATTATTTATAATTTTTGTTTAATCATCATCTTGCTATTAGTATGGAGTGAAGAAGCAAATGCAGGTGAATTATCAGAACGTTTATCAAATTTTCCGCAATGGGAAAAACTAACTTCTGTACAGCCTCCTAAGGGAGATTTGGTTTACCCTGAATGGATGGCGGGAACTTGGGAAGTTAAAAGTACGTTGGTAGATTTAGCTGCGCCGTTAGCACCAGATATTGTCACACCAGGGTTTGAAGGAAATCGCCGACAACTAAATCAACCTGTGAGTTTTTTAGTCCGGTTTGTAAAAGAGCAATTCTCCCAAAAAGACGCTGCGCGATCACCTCTCACTAGATTAAAATTAATCCCTCAGACCACATCAACAAATATAGTAGCCGATAGAGCATTTAATAGTTTAAATTTGGCTAGGTCTTATTTAGGTGATGAGGCGGTATTATCAGTCAAAGTAGATCCCGATTCGCCTAATCGTCAAATTACATTTTTACGCAGTGAACGTCAATTAGTTTCTATCGTCACAGCACGGGCTACAGAAACTACTCCAGATGGTAAATTTATTACCGCAGAAGTATTTCAACAATTATTCAAAGGTGCTTCACGCCCTTACTTAAACTCAGTTGAATCTACCACCGCCTATCATCAACTTTCTACATCATCCCCAGCAATTGAAGCTGATCAAGTCACTGCTGTCTACCTCTCACCCCAAGATCCAGATTACTTCGCCGCAGGTTCCCGCCCAGTTGCACTTTATCGCTACCGCCTAGAGTTTTTTCCTCATAAAACCAATACTCAAAATGTGGAGCAAGCCAAATAA